The following DNA comes from Candidatus Hydrogenedentota bacterium.
GCAGGTAGATGAGCAGCGGCATGGTGTACATGCTCTTTTCCCGCAGCACGATGAACGCCCACATGAGATTATTCCACGAGGTAATGAGGACGAGGATGCCCAGCGCGGCCATAGCCGGTTTGGCAATGGGAATGGCCACGCGCCAGTAAATTCCGAACTCGCTGCACCCGTCGATTCGCGCCGCGGCGAGCAGGTCGTCGTGAATGTTGGCGGCGATGTACTGGCGAATCCAGAAAATGCCGAACGCGTTAGCCGCCCCGGGTATGATCATGGCCCAGTACGTATTAACCAGATGCAGCCGCGTCAGCACGATGAATACCGGGATCAGCGTGACCGCCGCGGGGATCATCATGGTCCCCAGCACGAACGCGAACAGCTTGTCGCGCCCCGGCGCTTCGTGAAACTTCGCGAAGGCGTAACCTCCCATTGAGCACAGGAACAGCGCCAGAAGCGTGTGGCCGCCTGCGATGACGCACGAATTCAGGAACGCGCGAGGCAGAGGAGTGGTCCTGAAGACGTCCACAAAATTCTGCACCACCACGGGGTGAGGGAAGAATTGCGGAGGCAAGGTGAAGATCTGGGCCTTTGTCTTGAACGCCGAAATCAGGAGCCAATAGAAGGGGAAGATGAACAGCGCCACGACGGCCAGCATCGCCGCGTATGTAAGCCCCTGTTTCAATACTCTCGAAATCATCGTTCTAATCCGTTGCCGGCCTGCGCCATTTCAGGACCACCAGCGAAATCACAAAAACAGCAAGGGCCACGGTGTAGGCCGCACTCGAGGCGTACCCGAACTGAAAGTCCATGAACGCCAGATTGAACAGGAACAGTCCAAAGTTGGTGGAGGATGTCCCTGGCCCGCCCTGGGTCATGACGAACACCTCGTCGAACATGTAGACGGTGCCGATGAGGGACATTATCCCGCAGAAAACGATGGTGGGCCGCATCAGGGGGAGGGTGATGTGGAGCATACGCTGCCAGCGCGTCGCGCCATCGATGATGGCGGCTTCGTAATAGTCGTCCGAAATGCCCTGCAACCCGGCGAGCATGAGGACCATGTTGTAGCCCGTCCATCGCCATACCAGGAGGATAGAAACCGAGATTTTGGACCACGCCTCGCTCTCGAGCCAGGGGATAGGGTCAATGGGACCGCCGGGGAACACTCCGGTCACGGCCCGCAGCACATAATTGAATAGTCCCGATTCGGCGCTGTAAAGCAGCGAAAACACAATCGCGATGACTACCATGGGCGTGATGCACGGCATGAACACGCCTACCCGGAACAGCCCGCGAAGACGAAGCCGTTTCGAGTTCAGAATGTTTGCGAAGATGAACGCAAACAAGAACATGGGCGGCACATACATCAAGCCGATAACGAGCGTGTTCGACAGCGCCGTGTAGAACATCTCGTCTGAAAACAGCATGACGAAGTTCTGGAACCCGGCCGGCGCCGGCGTTGTCAGCCCGTCCCATTTCATGAAGCTGAGATACAGCGAGAAGAGCAGCGGATAGAGGCCGAACACC
Coding sequences within:
- a CDS encoding carbohydrate ABC transporter permease, producing MISRVLKQGLTYAAMLAVVALFIFPFYWLLISAFKTKAQIFTLPPQFFPHPVVVQNFVDVFRTTPLPRAFLNSCVIAGGHTLLALFLCSMGGYAFAKFHEAPGRDKLFAFVLGTMMIPAAVTLIPVFIVLTRLHLVNTYWAMIIPGAANAFGIFWIRQYIAANIHDDLLAAARIDGCSEFGIYWRVAIPIAKPAMAALGILVLITSWNNLMWAFIVLREKSMYTMPLLIYLLNGEVRTPYGMVMAGGLLATLPLIVAFLVFQRSFIQGMTAGALKA
- a CDS encoding sugar ABC transporter permease, which produces MAAPVPRRRRFWRDAWRYRHFYFFISPFFILFAVFGLYPLLFSLYLSFMKWDGLTTPAPAGFQNFVMLFSDEMFYTALSNTLVIGLMYVPPMFLFAFIFANILNSKRLRLRGLFRVGVFMPCITPMVVIAIVFSLLYSAESGLFNYVLRAVTGVFPGGPIDPIPWLESEAWSKISVSILLVWRWTGYNMVLMLAGLQGISDDYYEAAIIDGATRWQRMLHITLPLMRPTIVFCGIMSLIGTVYMFDEVFVMTQGGPGTSSTNFGLFLFNLAFMDFQFGYASSAAYTVALAVFVISLVVLKWRRPATD